A region of the Mus pahari chromosome 15, PAHARI_EIJ_v1.1, whole genome shotgun sequence genome:
CCCCAAAGTAACATTCAACTGTCAAagctattttacttttaaaggttAAATAACCCAAGCAGTTTGaagagttttattttgaaaaacattacAGAGAATAGAAATTCTTACAGTACCAACAGAAGTATTACAGTACAATTTTCCACAACAAAATTGGAGCACACAGTCCATGGGAATCCTTGACTTCCTTCAACTGTCAACACACTGCACCCTGTATAAGTGGCTGTACCTGGAAACCAACGTATGCAAGTCCTTAGAATTAGAAGTCATCAAGTTATAATGTTAACATCTGGGGGAAATGTGTGGAAGTCTATTATATTACGTCTGTGTCCGGACCCAACTTCCACAGCAAGGTAAAGGCCACAGCAATAGTAAATCACCTATTAGCTGTATAAACAATAACGTAACTACTGCAGCCCACTCGGTTTGGATAGCTTAATGTTAGGATGTCTGTGAAGAATTCACTCAACCTTAGCTACGTACGCTAGTAATACAAAAGGACCTTAGAGCTTTAACATTCTTTGAAAAGTTTATTCTCTATCTTTTCTTCTAAAAACAGGGCGAACCTAATTTAACttacaaagaactaaaaagttGCAGACTTTAGAACAGAGTTACTGTAAACAAATCTGCAACATTGTCTCAAAGATCAAAAAAGTAGGAGACAGTGTTGTAAAATTCCCACCAGCACTGCGGGTGGAAACAAGACTGCACCCGGAGTTTCATCTGCTATAAATGTAATGGCGTCCGGGCAGACCCCGAGCACCCTCGCCATTTCCTctcaggaaggggagagagatcGGCCCGAGCCCCGCCGTCAGCATGACAGGCCCCTCGGAGGCTCCACGTGGGGACCGCACCGAGCCCACGGGCAAACGCGCTccgagcccgagcccgagcccgccgccgccgccggccgGGCCCCGACGGCCCCGGAGCGCCACCTAGCGGCCCTCCGAGGGGCCCGCAGGCGCGGCCCTCTCCCGGCTCgcggcgcccccccccccccccccccccccccccccccccccccccccccccccccccccccccccgcccagccCGCTTCCCTCTCCGGAGACGCACAAGGCCCAACCCAAGCACTGAGACCACAAAATGGCTGCCGGCGGCTTCGTCACGTGACCCCTTTGTGCCTTTCGGGCCCCCGAACTCGGCGGGACCCAGGTACCAGTGGCCGAGGACGGCGGCAGGCCTTCGAGGGGGCCCCGCCGGGCCTGAGCGCCCGGGACCGAGCCCCCGGGAGGCGGGGGGCCCGGCCCGGCCGGCGACCGAGAGGCGGCGGCGGCGAGAAGATGGCGGCCATTTTGTGTGGGTCTGCtgctccgccgccgccgccgccgcgggcAGCGGAGGGCGCGGGCCTGGCGGCGGGTCGGACAGGGGAGTTAACACGTACCgactcctcttccttctccatcccgGTGGGCATCTGCGGCACGGCCCGGTTTATCGAGGCGTATTCGTGCAGGTCGGGCAGGTCCTCACAGCGGAAGACCGGCAGCGGCTTCGAGGCGTCCAGCGCCCGCGCCCGAAACGACAGTTTACTCATCTCAGGCGCAGCAGATACCTCTCCGCTCTGGGGAAACGGCCCCGGCCAGCGGGATCATGGAGAACCGGAGTTTCGGTCTCCACTCGCCTGCCGCTGCCGGGGACTTGGGGGCGGAGCGCGAAGCCCGCCGTCCGGGCCCTGACACCAGCCGGGAGGGTGGGAGGCTGTGCCGCTCCGCgcctcgctctctcgctctcttcaATACGCCATGGCCAACATGGCGGACATTAAAACTCCACTGTGCGCTCTTCAGCCAACCCCAGCCATTCCCCACACTGCATCGCGCAGCGGCGCGGGCACGCGCGGGGGGAGCGCGGGctcgagcgagcgagcgagcgagcgagcgggcGCCGGCGCGGCGCGGCATGGAGCGCGCGTCCCGCCAACCCCCGGCCCGCCGGCCGCCGGCCTCGCCCGGCCGCCCGCTCCCGCTCCCGCCCTGCGCGCTGCTCAGGCGAAGGAGCGACGAGCTCGGCGCCCGCGCGGGTCCTGGCGAGGCCGGCGCGTAGAGCGGCCGGGATGCTCGGGCCTGCGTCCCGGGCGCGGGCACTTGTCACCGCCGGGCGGCCGCGCAGAGTCAGCGCAGCGCAGGGCGGGAGGTCCAGGGGCTTAGAAATAAAAACGCACGCGAAATCATAGGCTAACTCTCTAAGTCGAACGAAACTTTGGATGTAATTCTTCACAGTCAGCATCGAGTCAGGCCCCGGGCTCTCTATAACCATTACCTATATATTCAGCTTGAAAGTAGTTTTCCCCCTCCAAGCCCAGATTTTATCCATCCCTTTTACTATAATTGAAGCAAGCAGAATAATTACCACAAATTGTAACAATCTTAAGTGAAACATTTCAGATACAGTTTCCAGTTCCTAGGGCCAGTCCGGTAGTGGTAGCTAGCTCATGAATTTCTGTTGTATTTAGAAGAAACTCTATTTCAACGTAGTTACAGGTTCACACTCTTGCCATCTGTTCGTTGGAAAACTTTataaaatagaatcaaagacccgtGGTGGTTCCGTGGCCACATCAGAAATGGGAGGATAAACAAACgttaatttattaaaaacatagATGTTGATAAGACTGCTAATAGCTGCTTGTACTATACATGAAAATAAGTACCCAAATATAtcttttctgtaaaatattttataaatggggAAGACTGTTAGGATGGGCTTTAAAAGTTTGGCGGCAAATTTTCAAACGTTAAAACGTTTAAAAACGTGTTATAAGTCTGATTTCCTCAAGGGCTACATCGTAAAAATAACCACTGCTCTTAAATGGAGGGTTTGATAGAAACTTGTAGTTTAGAGTGCACAAACTATCATGTAGGTTTGTCTCTATGTAACATTAATTACGACCTTAGTCCCACAGCCAGAGCACACTTTGCTCTACTAGACCAGGGAAGAACAGACAAGCAGGAGACAGACTGCAGTTCTTCAGGATTACCCTAAAACTCCAATACTGGCAGCTAGCTTGTCTCTGGGAGGCAGTGAGACTTTCACCTGCCTTTCCTCCACCTTCTGGGTTCAGTAACTGCCTCTCCCAAGGAGTTAGGATGAAAGCTAGTGCATATTGCTGGAACTGGCAGAAGTGAGTGGTGAGGCTCTACTGAAGTATTCACAAAAGTATTGGGAGAGGATATCCAAGTGAGTTTATGCAGATAAGCATGGGTTatgaaaggggaggaaaaaaggggggagggagggaaagataaaTCTCAGAGGCAAGGAAGACTAGATCACATTCCAGGAATCAGAAAAACCTGCCAGATCCACTGTGGAATGTGACTCCTATCTAGCCAGGTTCAACAGTTAGGGGAACACTGGCTGTTCAGTATAACAGTGGCAGTCCCTCAGCTTGTAATATGAGGTTACTAAAAATCCTAGTAGAAGAAATTATACTTAGGGAACTGAAGATTTTAGAGGACAAAATAGCATCTACAGCTAAAGAGTGAGCTGaggaaattacttatttttatcttcacTGGAAGACAGCCTAAGGGCTCCCAGGCAGGGGACCAGTAGTATGCAAAGTCCTGGGCTCCAATCCCAGCAGTCCTAAAGAGACTGCCAAGCAGCAGTCCATGGGTATATGTTTCTCCATCCTATAGCAGCAGTGACTGACTCTGCAGCCTATGGATATGGTCTGCTTCTATACCCTATAGCAGCAGGAACTAACTCTGCAGCCTACAGACAACATTTCTACATTCTACAGTAGCAGTAATGACATTGCAGAAATAAACTGTGTTTTCTAGAAATGTTTAAATCATCACGACACTGAGATCTGCATGCAGATCAGTGGGCCCTTTTACATACAACATGCCTGCTAAGAAGCATGTTTTCAAATCAAGTTCTCCATTCATGTCCGTGTACCCTGGAATCTCAGGTCCTTCTAGGCATCTCAGGACCCAAAGGAGTTCCACTTCTCTGCACTTCATAGCTCCTCATTCTGAGAGGCAGGACACAGTAATGAAAGCTCAAATCTAGTTTTTCCTCAGTTCTCCTACTCAAAGGTTCCTTAGGAGGAAAAACCACTAGCCCTGCACTGCCTTTAACCTTCTCATCACTCTTTAAACCTCTTACTGTTTGTTAAGTGTCCCCGACAAAAGCTACATAAAATTCTCAATGCTCCCAAACTGTATGCTATACACTAGATGTGGAATACACTTACttctcaaacaaaaacatgtttggGAAAAGATTTGTAGTTAAAAATGGCTATAAGTCATATCATAAACACATGCTGAACAGAGGTGATAATGGGTTATCTCTGTGGGGAACCACGCGTGGCAGTCCAGGGAAATGCTGGAGAGCAGTCAGGGCAGGCTGTGGAGATGCAgaccagcactcaagaggctgagaagGAGAGCAGGACTGCAGCCATCTCAGACCATAAGGAAGCCTATGCCTTAAGGAACCAAGcaagcaacacatacacacatacttagtctctcatacacacatatacacactcacatatttaCAGTCTCACAACACACATATTTACAGtttcacacacatttatacataaatacatagatacacatacttACAGTCTCACACAActcacacaatatacacacattcacacactcagtctcacacactcaaacacatatagacacatacttatagttttacacacatatatatacacacacatacttagtttcacacactcacacataaacacatatatacacacatttagtctcatacacacacacacagtttcacacacactcatacacacatacacatacacatacctacagtttcacacacacattgtcacatattctctctctctctctctctctctctctctctctctctctctctctctctctctctctcacacacacacacacacacacacacatataaacacacacagtgagTGGGTGTGGCAGCAGATGAGTTCACCAAACATCACATGCTGGTAACACAGGATGTAGTTCTGAAAgatgctgtactggctggttttgtgtgtcatcttgacataagctggagttatcacagagacaggagcctcccttgaggaaaagTCTCCATGAGGCATATTTTCATTTagatcaaggatgggagggcccattgtgggtggtgccatccctggcctggtagtcttgggttctgtaaggaagcaagctgagcaagccaggggaagcaagtaactgagcaagccatcctccatggcctctgcgtcagctcctgcctcctgacctgcttgagttccagtcctaacttcctttggtgatgaacagcaatgtggaagtgtaagctgaataaaccctttcctccccaacttgcttcttggtcatgatgtttgtgcacgaatagaagccctgactaagacagaagccaAGGGGGATTGAAATAGTATAATAGAGACAGGGACTTGTGGAGGAGCTGAGCTATATGAACAAGACAGAGTGAGCAGTGGCTGCCAGGTATGCATGAAAATGGACTCTCACAACAATCCTGTCACAAAACTATCTAGTAGAAGTGATGGGAATTTAAGTGGACAGTGCACAAGGAGAGAGTAAAGAGATATGACTCTCTTTGGAGTGTATTAGAGGTGCTTTGGCTGTTcgttctgagatagggtcttgatatatagcctaggctggcttggagctcacaaattggctgtctcctgagatgcaaGTATCGGGTCACTGTTCTGTTGTGTCCTGTCGttgtccccacacacacaccccaatgaGGTGCAAGGTCCGATCAATGgaaataatacttaaaatactGTCACTCTGATATAATGAGCACAGTTCAGGGTGTGCCTTtagtacacatgtacatgtacatgtgcctTTATAGCACATGCCACAGGTCAATTTTCCTGAAACCCATGTCTTCTTTACCCAAGCCATATGTCCATAACTTCTGTATTTTGCTCATGAGGAAAGCTAAAATTGGCTTTGGTCTGGGAGTTAAGGCCTCCTGTTATGCTGTTAATATCTTCTCCTTATTACCAAAGCTGGGTGCTTCAACTGAAAAGGTCAGTCTTATCAACTCCCGGAGACAAGCACAGCTCTCCTACCTCCAGGCTCTGACTCCTGCTTTTCTACCTTCTTGTCCAGCTCCAGGCTATCTTCTGAAAGATCTTACAAAAACGTCTTGAGGACTGAATGAAATGACCCATTGAAAAGCACTGACAATGGGCCCTGGCCCACCCAGGACAGTCCACAGACATGAGTTATTGTATTCTCTAGGCCCAGTTCTGCACTCACTCTCATACATCACATTCTCACACATCACATCTGAGATGATGTTCCCTGTGCACCCCAGGCAGCTGTGGACTtgccatccttctgtctctgcccccaagtgctaggTACCTCCCACAAGGTCAATCTAAGAAAACGTCTACTGCCCTTCAAAATCCAACTCAATACCAGCTTCTCCGTGAAACTTAATTCATCTAAATGCTACTTTTATGATCTGAAAAACAAACCAGCAAGTAGATGAGCTCAACACTCCTTAAGCCTACAGGAACTGTTCTTTCACTGAAGTCAACGCCATCTTTAAACAGCAAGAATAACGCCGGCCATTTACTCCATGCTTTCTGTTTCACGTCCCTGAGAGCCGTATTTGATGTGTCTGTCAGGTTAGAGAAGGTATATAAACTACCCCTGGTCATGAAGCTGGCAAGACTAACTGGTTAGAGCAGAATCTCTGTGCCTCATTTTAAAGTCTTAGAAATAAGAtgaaatggagaagagaggataggaaatggagaagagaggataggaaatggagaaagagggatGACAGAGAAGAGCGAGATGGGTCAAGGGTTTTATTTTTGGGGAAGGTGGGAGAGATTTGGACATGTTTATACTAAAAGCAAAGATGGATTAACCTCAGGACATTCTTACTCATAAGAAGGAAGACATGAAGCCAAGAATGAAGAGTAATACGAAGAGTTAAATTCCTAGCTAAAACAACAGGATTCAATATCATAATACCATAATAGCAGATGTCCAGCTTCCTCATTCCTGAAAGCATTTAATATTTACCAATAGTTTATTCAGAGCTAGGGTGAAGCAGTCAGTGctagaaaaatgagaaaacacaatACATATGACGTCTCAAGGGTATTACTGTTACTGTGTATACTGGGGAAataaaaaattacctttcttccctttttttttttttaaagatttattattaatcataagtacactgtagctgtcttcagacactccagaagagggcatcagatctcattacaggtggtgtgagccactatgtggttgctggagtttgaactcaggaccttcagaagagcagtcagtgctcttaactactgagccatctctccagctcttccttttttttttttttttttttttttgagacatggtttctgtgtagctttggctgactTGAAatttgctctgaagaccaggctggcctcaaactggaagatctgtctgcctctgcctcctgagtgctgacattaaaggtgtgtgctaacacTGCCCAGCTGGAAAATAACATCTTTAAATATGAATGGGTggatataaatatgaatatgaatataagtAAACGAGAATGCTAGTACTGAGCACTGTGCAAAAGCAACAGTACTGAATGAACATGGCTTTGCTTTAGGAATGATTTCCCTTAACTTGctgttccttttattttcataataagcCACATAAGAAATGTCAATACATAATTCTTCCAACACAATACTTAAAATACAGACTGGGAAccctttaagatttttttttcctttcttttttaacctaAAAAATGGTAGAAAGGAAATACTACAGTTTGGATTGCAATGTATTTAATAGAGTATCCCAGAAATTGTAACTGCATGTTGGATTCTCTACATTGAGACTTATGACtacaattttaaaatggcatGAAGTGGATTCGCCCaatatgaacattaaaaaaaatctcagccagatggtggtggcacataagaggcagagggtctctgtgagttcaaggctatccagGGCTAtgaagtgagtccaggacagccagggctacacaaagaaactctgtctcgaaaaacaaacaaacaaacaactcatcTAGGACACCTTACTGTGTAAAGTATATTCTAAAGTTTACTTcttatttaattacttattaCTATTTAAAGTTTACTTATGATTCTAAACTTTACTTACTACCGCACAGATTTTTGTCAAAATTGAGAATTTCCATCCCACTAAGGGTGGCCAGGTAAGTTGGATAGTCTTTAAGATGtgtcccttcagctcctacaaGCCATGGGGTTTTTGCTCACCCTGTAGGCAGGTAGTTAAGACCCTAGATGGCATTTCGATGTGGAGTCTGCCATCACAGCTGGAGAAATAGTAGAAACCAGTGAAACTTGAGCTTAAATTGTAGTGACTTAATACTTACAGAGACCAGAATTCTGATCCAAATCATGAACAACTAGGTTTCTAGAAGAATAAAATTCCatatcagaaaaatgtaaaaatatgtaagaaataaaCCGTCTGAGTCCAAAATATTTGGCAAAGTATCTCAAATGAGTTGTGTTAACTATTGCTGACACATTTGGCCTGCTCGGGTGCTCACGTGAGGTGTGGACTCCAGGAAGGACAAAGTCAGAGCAGAAGAAAGATCCTGAGCTCCAGAGGACAAGCCTCGGCTGGGCACCTTATCATCTTGAGTAGATGGGACCCACAACCTGTGTGCCATTTCCAAAGGAACGCATGTGAGTCAGGAAGGAATATGTGGcacaggagaggaagggagtgaaATCTGAAGGAACAAAAGAGCTGCCAGTGAGCAATGACCACTACAATGACCAATCAGGCGGACAGGTAGGAGCCAAGAGGGCACTGGAGAAGGAGGGCTTACAGTGAACTGCCACTGCTCCTACAACAGGATGGGAATGCTTTCTGGGTTTCTCTATCCCTGGGTACAGAATTACCTTTCTTGTCATCAAGTGAGCTAACTTTAGTCAAATGGAATGTTGCTTGTCACTGTTTTCACTGATGCTTTGAGGAACGTCACCTGCATATGCACTCTGCATCCAGCTCCTGGCCCTGTCCATGGGAGGGAAGATAAAGTGAAGATTCCAAACCCATGGAGTGAGATTGCAGGTGTCAGAAGTGAGTCATGGAGAGCCAGCAACGGAGAAGAGTGAAGAGGACAGAGGCCCACGGAGCATCATCAGGAGTCCAGACAGCAGAGCGAGaagaggggtgggagaagggCTAGAAGAGGGACAGCTGGGAGAAGTGCGGAGCTGAGCTGAGTTCACTCACCAGAACAAAGGATGGAGCCGATCACCTGGGAGCACCGAATCCTTTGAAATGGTGCCTTGTGCCAACAGGCTGGTGGGCTGACAGCTGAGCTGGTGGAATGACTGGCAGTGGGGCCTGGACCATGGCAGTCTTTTATCTGGAGGGCCAAAGCCAAGCAAGATTTCAAGCCGTTTCCAAGTGCCCTCCTATGtgattttattaaacatttgtttatttccttattgTTGGTGGGGAGGCAATGCCATGGCCCATGTATAAAGGTCAGAGAACTTGTTTCTGTACTCTCTCGATCATGTAGATCCTGGACCCCTGGGCACCGAACCAGGGCTCGTTAGGCTGGGCAGTAAGCACCCTCACCCGCTGGCTATCTCCCTGGCCCTGTCCTCCATCAAGACTTTGTGGTTTCTtgctgttatggtttgaataggaaatgTCCTTCACAGACTCATTTATTTCAACACCTGGACTCAGGCAGTGTGGTGCTATTTTGGGCAACTGTAGAACCTTTAGACATGGGGTTGAGCTGGCAGACATAAGGCCTTAAGGATAGACATTGAGGATTCTACACTAGCCTGGTTCTCATTGCGGCTTCCTGACAGTACCAAAGCTCCCACTACCATAACCTCAGCCACTGCCATCAAATTGCCACCACGACTGACCTTGTCCCTTTCCCTGTTCTTCCCCTAAGTGTATCTATCTGCAATTTtgccatagcaacaagaaaagtaattcaTCCCCTGCCAAAGGAGCAACACCACCTTGAAGCTAAATTTTAGCTTAGGTCAGGCCCTAGCCCAATGCTCCCAGTCTTCACCCTCACGACACGCCATACATTACAAGGGAACGTTCCATACATGCATGCCTTTTCAGTACATCCTTTTCTGGTCCAGAGATGTACAAGCTACCACATCGAATGCCTGTTGCGGCCTTTGGGAATCACTGAGAGGTAGAACTCACACCCAGATCTGACTTCCTGAGGGCTGAGTTTCCCAAACACGAGACTCGTAAACTCAAACCGGGGACAAGTGGTGCTGAGCTGACAGCCTGAGATGTTGCAATAGGTTTAATTAATCTGTTCACAAGGTTAACATCTTGGTACTTCTATTTCTGCCAGTTGTCGGGGCTGGCTTTGTTCATTTTTggctttacttttttctttgcttgttttacaATGATACTATACTATTGATAACACTACTTCTATCTTTTCATGGTCTTTGTATCTCCATACAATTTGAGCTTGCTCTCTTATCACTAAATTtcgttttaaaatatttgattatttttcagacagggtctcaatgtgtagcccaagctggtctcaaacttgccacctcctgcctctgtagCCTATGTTCAGCCTAATAGTATGTATTATAGTTTTTTAAAGCATTATCCTCTTAAGGGACTCTTTATGTACACTGACTCTTGTTTACTATAAAGAATAGACATAAGACcaagtgtggtgatgcacaccattaatctcagcatttaggaagcagaggcaggaggatctttgtgagtctgaggccagcctgggctacatagtgagtttcagaacacCCAGAATATATTGAGGGACTCTGCctcaaccaacaaacaaaaaggcatatATAATCTTCACAGAGCACTTATGAGAGAAAATCATTCAAAGTATCATGGTTTAAGACAGAAGAGAATAAATGTCTACAGTTCCTTGACTAAAGATGATTCTGTGTCTATAAAAATTAAAGTGGACAAACTGTTCTTTGAGTAGTCTCGAAAAAACTTGATCTTAAATAGTATCATTTCTTTCTACATATTAATTTGACATTTTCCAAAAGTATGTTTTATAATACATGAGTCCAGATATTGAAATAAGAGttatataggtatataaaataCTAGTAGGGACTAGATGTGTGGCTCTACAGttgaacacttgcctagcaagctaAAGACCTAGGGTTCCACCCTTGCtgctgaagaaataaatgaatgtacAAGCTAATAAGCCTGGAAAATACTACAAATTAACCTTgcccttaaaaaaacaacaaaacaaaacaaaacaaaacaaaacaaaacaaaacaaaacacctgtggGTTCATGATGTATAGGCTCAGAGGCAACCTACAGAAAGAAATTGGATGCTTAATACAATGTATCTCTAATGTGTCTGAATGTATCTATAGCAAGTACACTTTGGCAAATTCTAGTCATGACAcctcaaagaaacagaacatttTCAACCACACTTTGCATCTTATTGTTTAAGATGCCTGacacacaaactgaaaaaaactTGTAAAATCTACATATAGCTATAAAGTATTATATTTGTTACCATTGGTTGTAGGTATGTGGACATGGGCATAGGTGCCTGAAGGTTCGAGGAATCTGTAGATCCCCTAAagttggagttagaggtggtAATGAGCCACTTCACATGGGAAGTGGGGGCTGAATTagggtcctctgaaggagcagcttCTTCATAACTGCTGAGCACCTCTCCAGCACCTGATAAAGATTTTTATCCTGATAATAAAAAAATGCTAAGGCAAGTCATTTAAACAAAGAATTGGTCAGAATTCCTATAGCAACTAGAGCTCAGCAATCTGGTATACTCCACAATATTTTTGATCCTTAAAACCCTGTATCT
Encoded here:
- the Epc1 gene encoding enhancer of polycomb homolog 1 isoform X4, coding for MSKLSFRARALDASKPLPVFRCEDLPDLHEYASINRAVPQMPTGMEKEEESVQPLIQGAVC